A part of Streptomyces sp. NBC_01451 genomic DNA contains:
- a CDS encoding enoyl-CoA hydratase/isomerase family protein, with product MPRIRLDTDGTVVTVRLDHPPLNAFDTAQRDELATRVRELADSPRVRAVVLYGGERLFAAGADVKALAAMDVEEVRGWNRALQRTFDEVARLPMPVVAAITGYALGGGLELALAADHRIAADDALLGQPEVLLGIIPGSGGTQRLTRLIGPSRAKNLLMTGRRVDAPEALRLGLVDEVVPASEVHATALRYAHRLAEGPAAALEAIKEAVNHGTDTSMSAGLALERSLFTGVFGTQDAATGLRSFLAHGPGKAHFESPGQGAP from the coding sequence GTGCCGCGCATCCGTCTCGACACCGACGGAACCGTTGTCACGGTCCGCCTCGACCACCCGCCCCTGAACGCCTTCGACACCGCCCAGCGCGACGAACTGGCCACGCGCGTACGCGAACTGGCCGACTCGCCCCGGGTGCGGGCCGTCGTGCTCTACGGCGGCGAGCGGCTGTTCGCCGCCGGTGCGGACGTCAAGGCGCTCGCCGCGATGGATGTCGAGGAGGTGCGGGGCTGGAACCGGGCCCTGCAACGCACCTTCGACGAGGTGGCCCGGCTGCCCATGCCGGTCGTCGCGGCGATCACCGGGTACGCGCTCGGCGGCGGCCTCGAACTGGCCCTCGCCGCCGACCACCGCATCGCGGCCGACGACGCGCTCCTCGGCCAGCCCGAGGTGCTGCTCGGAATCATCCCGGGCTCGGGCGGCACCCAGCGGCTGACCCGCCTGATCGGTCCGTCCCGCGCCAAGAACCTGCTGATGACCGGCCGCCGCGTGGACGCGCCCGAGGCCCTGCGGCTGGGCCTGGTGGACGAGGTGGTTCCGGCGTCGGAGGTGCACGCCACCGCCCTGCGCTACGCCCACCGCCTCGCCGAGGGCCCGGCGGCAGCGCTGGAGGCCATCAAGGAGGCCGTGAACCACGGCACCGACACCTCCATGTCCGCCGGCCTGGCCCTCGAACGCTCCCTGTTCACCGGGGTGTTCGGCACGCAGGACGCGGCCACGGGCCTTCGGTCGTTCCTGGCCCACGGCCCGGGCAAGGCCCACTTCGAGAGCCCCGGGCAAGGCGCCCCGTAA
- a CDS encoding acyl-CoA synthetase, with translation MHNFASILDYHLTQRPEAVVVTQEDRRLTVRELHDRVNRLAAGLTELGVRRGDVVGLLLYNRPEFLELVYAANRVGAVFLPLNYRLSEEEWAYILGHSRAKAIITEPEFVRAADRIAGKLTDLEHRVLVDGEAESDEWTNYEALLDRHAGARVDPVEVGPDDLQRLMYTSGTTSRPKGVRITYGNLHAKNVSQIVHFGLTAADTTLVAGPLYHVGGLDMPALPVLYAGGGVVLQRKFDAPEVLRAIQEHGVTNAWLAPVMVNAVLEVPDRESYDTTSMRFIVGGGEKTPEPVLRRIMTAFPNAWFADAYGLTETVSGDTFLDRAHALSKLGSVGRPVPHTRIRIVDDTGKEAPAGELGEITLRGPKVFAGYWRDEKATAAALRDGWFHTGDIGHVDEEGFLYIDDRKKDMIVSGGENIATPEVERVLYEHPAVLEAAVVGLTHPRWGEVPRAFVVFRPGTDAGVDELREFCQERLAKFKVPARFDVVDELPRTPSGKVLKRTLRDIPAGG, from the coding sequence GTGCACAATTTCGCGAGCATCCTCGATTACCACCTGACCCAGCGGCCCGAAGCCGTGGTCGTCACGCAGGAGGACCGCCGCCTGACGGTGCGCGAACTCCACGACCGGGTCAACCGGCTGGCCGCGGGCCTGACCGAGCTGGGCGTACGGCGCGGCGACGTCGTCGGGCTGCTGCTCTACAACCGGCCGGAGTTCCTGGAACTCGTCTATGCGGCCAACCGCGTCGGGGCGGTCTTCCTCCCGCTGAACTACCGCCTGTCCGAGGAGGAGTGGGCATACATTCTGGGCCACTCCCGGGCGAAGGCGATCATCACCGAACCGGAGTTCGTTCGAGCGGCCGACCGGATCGCCGGGAAACTCACGGATCTGGAGCACCGCGTCCTGGTGGACGGTGAAGCGGAATCGGACGAGTGGACCAATTACGAGGCGCTGCTCGACCGCCACGCGGGCGCCCGGGTGGACCCCGTCGAGGTCGGGCCGGACGACCTCCAGCGGCTGATGTACACCTCGGGCACCACCTCGCGCCCCAAGGGTGTGCGCATCACGTACGGCAATCTGCACGCGAAGAACGTGTCCCAGATCGTCCACTTCGGCCTCACCGCGGCGGACACCACACTCGTGGCCGGGCCGCTGTACCACGTGGGCGGCCTGGACATGCCGGCCCTGCCGGTGCTGTACGCGGGCGGCGGCGTGGTCCTCCAGCGCAAGTTCGACGCGCCGGAGGTCCTGCGGGCCATCCAGGAGCACGGGGTCACCAACGCCTGGCTGGCGCCGGTGATGGTCAACGCCGTCCTGGAGGTGCCGGACCGGGAGTCGTACGACACCACCTCGATGCGCTTCATCGTGGGCGGCGGCGAGAAGACCCCCGAGCCGGTGCTGCGGCGCATCATGACCGCGTTCCCGAACGCCTGGTTCGCCGACGCGTACGGCCTGACCGAGACGGTGTCGGGCGACACCTTCCTCGACCGCGCGCACGCCCTGTCCAAACTGGGCTCGGTCGGCCGTCCCGTACCCCACACCCGGATCCGGATCGTCGACGACACCGGCAAGGAGGCCCCGGCGGGCGAACTCGGCGAGATCACGCTGCGCGGCCCGAAGGTCTTCGCGGGCTACTGGCGCGACGAGAAGGCGACGGCCGCGGCCCTGCGGGACGGCTGGTTCCACACCGGCGACATCGGACACGTCGACGAGGAGGGCTTCCTCTACATCGACGACCGCAAGAAGGACATGATCGTCTCCGGCGGCGAGAACATCGCCACCCCCGAGGTCGAACGGGTCCTGTACGAGCACCCGGCCGTCCTGGAGGCCGCGGTCGTCGGTCTGACCCACCCGCGCTGGGGCGAGGTCCCGCGCGCGTTCGTGGTGTTCCGGCCGGGCACGGACGCCGGCGTCGACGAGCTGCGGGAGTTCTGCCAGGAGCGTCTGGCGAAGTTCAAGGTGCCGGCCCGTTTCGACGTCGTCGACGAACTTCCCCGCACCCCCTCGGGCAAGGTCCTCAAGCGGACGCTGCGCGACATCCCCGCGGGGGGCTGA
- a CDS encoding cyclase family protein, which produces MTKRWKQRPPGSTWGDWGEDDELGRINLLTREKVLQGVREVEHGIAFSLSLPLDHPGGTAMNQRRYPPILRPTEDLQHNQDVFYNIRASEHFSPDLIDVWSDDVVTLWLQYSTQWDALAHQGAEFDADADGVAEAVYYNGYRAGTDLVGPQDDAKGDGSGSLGFARHLGLEHMAQHGVQGRGVLIDIAHHLGTGYQAVNHQQLREIMDADNVTVEPGDIVLLHTGFATQILAWNKNPDPVAIHRTAAYLDAHDPAILQWITDSQLAGLVADNYAVEGVGVGNETGPHSLLPIHHLCLFKLGIPLGELWYLDKLATWLRQHNRSRFLLTAPPLNLPGTQGSPLTPIATV; this is translated from the coding sequence ATGACGAAGCGTTGGAAGCAGCGTCCGCCGGGCTCGACCTGGGGCGACTGGGGCGAGGACGACGAGCTGGGCCGGATCAACCTGCTCACCCGGGAGAAGGTCCTCCAGGGCGTGCGCGAGGTCGAGCACGGCATCGCCTTCAGCCTCAGCCTGCCGCTGGACCATCCCGGCGGTACGGCCATGAACCAGCGCCGCTACCCGCCGATCCTGCGCCCCACCGAGGACCTCCAGCACAACCAGGACGTCTTCTACAACATCAGGGCCAGCGAACACTTCTCCCCCGACCTCATCGACGTGTGGTCCGACGACGTGGTCACCCTCTGGCTCCAGTACTCCACCCAGTGGGACGCCCTCGCCCACCAGGGCGCCGAGTTCGACGCCGACGCCGACGGCGTCGCCGAGGCCGTCTACTACAACGGCTACCGCGCCGGCACCGACCTCGTCGGACCCCAGGACGACGCCAAGGGCGACGGCAGCGGCAGCCTCGGCTTCGCCCGCCACCTCGGCCTCGAACACATGGCCCAGCACGGCGTCCAGGGACGCGGCGTCCTCATCGACATCGCCCACCACCTCGGCACCGGCTACCAGGCCGTCAACCACCAGCAACTGCGCGAGATCATGGACGCCGACAACGTCACCGTCGAACCCGGCGACATCGTCCTGCTCCACACCGGCTTCGCCACCCAGATCCTCGCCTGGAACAAGAACCCCGACCCCGTCGCCATCCACCGGACCGCCGCCTACCTCGACGCCCACGACCCCGCGATCCTCCAATGGATCACCGACTCCCAACTCGCGGGTCTCGTCGCGGACAACTACGCCGTCGAGGGAGTGGGCGTCGGCAACGAGACCGGCCCCCACTCCCTCCTGCCCATCCACCACCTCTGCCTCTTCAAACTGGGCATCCCCCTCGGCGAACTCTGGTACCTCGACAAACTCGCCACCTGGCTGCGCCAACACAACCGCAGCCGCTTCCTCCTCACCGCACCCCCACTCAACCTCCCAGGAACACAAGGCAGCCCCCTCACACCGATCGCCACCGTCTGA
- a CDS encoding alpha-ketoacid dehydrogenase subunit alpha/beta, which produces MTTEAPHQTTTGSAGFAGSAHAEQLLEMYRRMRRIRRFEERASVLYKATEIPGFLHLSIGQEASAVGACWPLGPGDGITSTHRGHGHVLAKGLDTASMMAELMGKEAGTCHGRGGSMHIADPGLGIYGANGIVGAGLPIATGVATAAKLRAAGDVVVAFFGDGAVAQGMFHEAVNLAAVWDLPVVFLCENNHYSEFSPASEQHRASLSARAAGYGIDYAHVDGNDVLAVAGLMNDVVERLRGGAGPVLVEAETYRWHGHYEGDPERYRSAEEVAAAKERDPLLVARRHLAAAGVPAVLADAVDEEIDKEIEAAVEWARSLPEPAPETLYDFVSAPRSTIPEPAPAEGEVFRSMDAVRLALEHELAADPDVFLAGIDIGAGGNVFGLTRGLADAFPGRVRDTPISESAILGTAVGAAMAGMKPVVEIMYMDFIGVALDMLLNQAAKLRFMTGGRASMPLVVRTQFGAGRSSGSQHSQSLEALLAHIPGLTVVMPSNPADTYGLLRAAIQDPNPVVFVENRLQYGLKGPRPPADHLIPLGKAKVIREGTDITLVSWSRMVQDCLAAADVLAAEGVSVEVIDLRTVAPLDRETVLASLAKTNRLVIAHEAVRDFGVGAELSALAVDEGFWHLDAPVTRVAPPHVPAPYAPSLERVWLPSQDTIAETLRRIAAV; this is translated from the coding sequence ATGACGACCGAGGCACCCCACCAGACAACGACCGGTTCCGCCGGTTTCGCCGGCTCCGCGCACGCGGAACAGCTCCTGGAAATGTACCGCCGGATGCGGCGCATCCGGCGCTTCGAGGAGCGGGCGTCCGTCCTGTACAAGGCGACGGAGATCCCGGGCTTCCTGCATCTGTCGATCGGTCAGGAGGCCAGTGCGGTGGGCGCCTGCTGGCCGCTGGGCCCCGGCGACGGAATCACCTCCACCCACCGGGGGCACGGCCACGTCCTGGCCAAGGGCCTCGACACGGCGTCCATGATGGCCGAGCTGATGGGCAAGGAGGCCGGGACCTGTCACGGTCGCGGCGGTTCGATGCACATCGCCGACCCGGGTCTCGGCATCTACGGCGCCAACGGCATCGTCGGCGCCGGTCTGCCGATCGCCACCGGAGTGGCCACCGCGGCCAAGCTGCGTGCCGCGGGAGACGTGGTCGTGGCGTTCTTCGGGGACGGCGCGGTCGCCCAGGGCATGTTCCACGAGGCCGTCAACCTGGCCGCCGTATGGGACCTGCCTGTCGTCTTCCTGTGCGAGAACAACCACTACTCCGAGTTCTCGCCCGCGTCCGAACAGCACCGCGCCTCGCTCTCCGCCCGGGCCGCCGGGTACGGCATCGACTACGCGCACGTCGACGGCAACGACGTCCTCGCGGTGGCGGGGCTGATGAACGACGTGGTGGAACGCCTGCGGGGCGGCGCGGGCCCCGTCCTCGTGGAGGCCGAGACCTACCGCTGGCACGGCCACTACGAGGGGGACCCCGAGCGCTACCGCAGCGCCGAGGAGGTCGCCGCCGCCAAGGAGCGCGACCCGCTGCTGGTCGCCCGCCGGCACCTGGCCGCGGCCGGTGTCCCGGCCGTGCTGGCCGACGCCGTCGACGAGGAGATCGACAAGGAGATCGAGGCGGCCGTGGAGTGGGCCAGGAGCCTGCCCGAGCCGGCCCCCGAGACCCTGTACGACTTCGTCTCGGCGCCGCGCTCCACGATCCCCGAGCCGGCCCCCGCCGAGGGCGAGGTCTTCCGCTCCATGGACGCCGTACGCCTCGCCCTGGAACACGAACTCGCCGCCGACCCCGACGTGTTCCTCGCCGGGATCGACATCGGCGCGGGCGGCAACGTCTTCGGCCTCACCCGGGGCCTGGCGGACGCCTTCCCCGGCCGGGTCCGTGACACGCCGATCAGCGAGAGCGCCATCCTCGGCACGGCGGTCGGGGCGGCCATGGCCGGGATGAAGCCGGTGGTCGAGATCATGTACATGGACTTCATCGGCGTCGCCCTCGACATGCTGCTCAACCAGGCCGCCAAGCTGCGCTTCATGACCGGCGGCCGGGCCTCCATGCCGCTCGTCGTCCGCACCCAGTTCGGCGCGGGCCGCTCCTCGGGCAGCCAGCACTCGCAGAGCCTGGAGGCGCTGCTCGCCCACATCCCGGGCCTGACGGTGGTGATGCCGTCCAACCCGGCCGACACGTACGGCCTGCTGCGCGCCGCCATCCAGGACCCGAACCCGGTGGTCTTCGTGGAGAACCGGCTCCAGTACGGACTCAAGGGCCCGCGTCCGCCGGCCGACCACCTCATCCCCCTGGGCAAGGCCAAGGTGATCCGCGAGGGCACCGACATCACCCTGGTCTCCTGGTCCCGGATGGTCCAGGACTGCCTGGCCGCGGCGGATGTGCTGGCCGCCGAGGGAGTGAGCGTGGAGGTGATCGACCTACGCACGGTCGCCCCGCTGGACCGGGAGACCGTGCTCGCCTCCCTCGCCAAGACCAACCGTCTGGTCATCGCCCACGAGGCCGTACGGGACTTCGGCGTCGGTGCCGAACTGTCCGCGCTCGCCGTCGACGAGGGGTTCTGGCACCTGGACGCTCCGGTGACACGCGTGGCCCCGCCGCATGTGCCGGCACCGTACGCGCCCTCCCTGGAGCGGGTGTGGCTGCCGTCGCAGGACACGATCGCCGAGACGCTGCGCCGGATCGCGGCGGTCTGA
- a CDS encoding TetR/AcrR family transcriptional regulator, whose translation MPRPPGHGPDYEVRRQKIIDTAATLFARYGYAATSINELGRAVGLAKGALYYYIGSKENLLIEIQSRVMDPLLSRAREIAGLDANPLVRLRLLSESLLTIIFRRLDHIWVYEHDYRSLTGDYLDTLLGQRAEFEQLVRGLLTEAVEQGTFRAVEPHLATLQFLNLHNHTYQWVKPDGNWDASYLSSEYCDTLLRGFGAPGVALPDVEEEAAAFKRDRPDLPLDPEAVWQPAALAS comes from the coding sequence ATGCCACGACCACCGGGCCACGGGCCGGACTACGAGGTCCGACGCCAGAAGATCATCGACACCGCGGCGACCCTCTTCGCCCGCTATGGCTACGCGGCGACCTCCATCAACGAACTGGGCCGTGCGGTCGGGCTCGCCAAGGGCGCCCTGTACTACTACATCGGGTCCAAGGAGAACCTGCTGATCGAGATCCAGTCGCGGGTGATGGACCCGCTGCTGTCCCGCGCCCGGGAGATCGCGGGCCTCGACGCGAATCCGCTGGTGCGGCTGCGGCTGCTGTCGGAATCGCTGCTGACGATCATCTTCCGCAGGCTCGACCACATCTGGGTCTACGAGCACGACTACCGGAGCCTCACCGGCGACTACCTCGACACGCTCCTCGGCCAGCGCGCGGAGTTCGAGCAACTGGTCCGGGGACTGCTCACGGAGGCCGTGGAGCAGGGCACCTTCCGCGCCGTCGAACCGCACCTGGCCACCCTGCAGTTCCTGAATCTGCACAACCACACCTACCAATGGGTGAAGCCGGACGGCAACTGGGACGCCTCGTATCTGTCCAGCGAGTACTGCGACACCCTGCTGCGCGGGTTCGGAGCACCAGGCGTCGCCCTGCCGGACGTGGAGGAGGAGGCCGCCGCCTTCAAGCGTGACCGGCCGGACCTGCCCCTCGACCCCGAGGCCGTGTGGCAGCCCGCCGCCCTGGCGAGCTGA
- a CDS encoding IS30 family transposase, which translates to MEFEIRKVRTVAQGRRQLVREREEYFRLMDQGLSSLEACRRVGINIRTGKRWRNGRNPSGRHKAAPPVKAVAPSPGPSRYLREADRIHIADRLREKATVRTIAAELGRSPSTISREICRNRHPGNGQYRPFAAQARADSRRPRPKTGKIGQNPQLRDFIQNHLDIRWSPEQICQALRAQFPRRPEMHVVHETVYQALYVQGRGELRRELAKALRSGRTRRKPRRQAQQRQPRFSTPMVMISERPAEAEDRAVPGHWEGDLIIGKDGASAIGTLVERATRYVMLLHLPDGRTAEHVRDALVETAQTLPAHLVRSLTWDQGSEMAAHASFTLATDIPVYFCDPASPWQRGSNENTNGLLRQYFPKGTDLAVHTRERLDAVAAELNGRPRKTLDWETPAERLHKLLAA; encoded by the coding sequence ATGGAGTTCGAGATCCGCAAGGTGCGGACGGTGGCGCAAGGGCGTAGGCAGCTGGTCCGTGAGCGGGAGGAATACTTCCGGCTCATGGATCAGGGCCTGAGCAGCTTGGAAGCCTGCCGACGCGTCGGGATCAATATCCGGACGGGCAAGCGGTGGCGCAACGGCCGCAACCCGTCGGGCAGGCACAAGGCGGCGCCACCGGTCAAAGCGGTGGCGCCGTCTCCCGGTCCGTCCCGGTATCTGCGTGAGGCCGACCGGATCCACATCGCCGACCGGCTGCGGGAGAAGGCCACGGTCCGCACGATCGCCGCCGAGCTGGGTCGCAGCCCGTCCACCATCAGCCGGGAGATCTGCCGCAACCGGCACCCCGGCAACGGCCAGTACCGGCCCTTCGCCGCCCAGGCCCGCGCCGACTCCCGCCGGCCCCGGCCCAAAACCGGCAAGATCGGCCAGAACCCGCAGTTGCGGGACTTCATCCAGAACCACCTGGACATACGGTGGAGCCCGGAGCAGATCTGCCAGGCTCTGCGGGCACAGTTCCCCCGGCGGCCGGAGATGCACGTGGTCCACGAGACGGTCTACCAGGCCCTCTACGTCCAAGGACGCGGCGAACTCCGCCGCGAACTGGCCAAAGCCCTCCGCTCGGGCCGCACCCGCCGCAAACCCCGCCGCCAGGCCCAGCAGCGCCAGCCGCGGTTCTCCACCCCCATGGTCATGATCAGTGAACGCCCCGCCGAAGCCGAGGACCGGGCCGTTCCCGGCCACTGGGAAGGCGACCTGATCATCGGCAAGGACGGCGCCTCCGCCATCGGCACGCTGGTCGAGCGCGCCACCCGCTACGTGATGCTGCTGCACCTGCCCGACGGCCGAACCGCCGAACATGTCCGCGACGCCCTGGTCGAAACCGCCCAGACCCTGCCCGCCCACCTGGTGCGGTCACTGACCTGGGACCAGGGCTCCGAGATGGCCGCCCACGCCTCCTTCACCCTGGCCACCGACATCCCGGTCTACTTCTGCGACCCGGCCAGCCCCTGGCAGCGCGGTTCGAACGAGAACACCAACGGCCTGCTGCGGCAGTACTTCCCCAAAGGCACCGACCTTGCGGTCCACACCCGCGAACGCCTGGACGCCGTCGCCGCCGAGCTCAACGGCCGCCCACGCAAAACACTCGACTGGGAAACCCCAGCCGAGCGCCTGCATAAACTGCTCGCGGCCTGA
- a CDS encoding alcohol dehydrogenase catalytic domain-containing protein, which produces MKALRWHGARDLRLEEVPDLPDPAPHEAVVEVSWCGVCGTDLHEFLEGPHMIRDGAHPLTGAAPPLALGHELSGTVVALGTETPGIAIGDRVTADPVWSCGVCFWCARGEYHICPRSGSVGLASPGAFADRVTVPLGGLTRLPDNVSDEMAAVAEPLAVGLHAVTRAGVRPGDNVLVVGGGPIGVAVVLAARIAGAAGLYVSEPLAGRRELLLGLGVTEAFDPRETDVRREVFLKTGRIGPDVVIDATGVPALAGQAVATVRRGGRVVLAGVGHGSVEFDMGQLVFYERSVVGTLGYNFDIPRVIDLMSTGRLDASALVTGRFPLADGAGVFADLAADRAGHLKVLLTPKGL; this is translated from the coding sequence ATGAAGGCCCTGCGCTGGCACGGCGCCCGAGACCTGCGCCTGGAGGAGGTCCCCGACCTCCCCGACCCCGCACCCCACGAGGCTGTCGTGGAAGTGAGCTGGTGCGGAGTGTGCGGCACGGACCTGCACGAGTTCCTCGAAGGCCCCCACATGATCCGCGACGGCGCGCACCCCCTCACCGGCGCTGCCCCACCCCTGGCCCTCGGCCATGAACTCAGCGGCACAGTCGTCGCGTTGGGCACGGAGACACCCGGCATCGCGATCGGCGACCGGGTGACCGCCGACCCCGTCTGGAGCTGCGGTGTCTGCTTCTGGTGCGCCCGCGGCGAGTACCACATCTGTCCGAGGAGCGGCTCCGTCGGCCTCGCCTCACCCGGCGCCTTCGCCGACCGCGTCACCGTGCCGCTCGGCGGGCTGACCCGGCTGCCCGACAACGTCAGCGACGAGATGGCGGCCGTCGCCGAACCCCTCGCCGTGGGCCTGCACGCCGTCACCCGGGCCGGAGTGCGCCCGGGCGACAACGTCCTGGTCGTCGGCGGCGGCCCGATCGGCGTCGCCGTGGTCCTCGCGGCCCGCATCGCCGGTGCCGCAGGGCTCTATGTGAGCGAACCCCTCGCCGGGCGCCGCGAGTTGCTGCTCGGTCTCGGCGTCACCGAGGCCTTCGACCCGCGCGAGACGGACGTACGCCGCGAGGTGTTCCTGAAGACCGGACGCATCGGCCCCGACGTCGTCATCGACGCGACCGGTGTGCCCGCGCTGGCCGGGCAGGCCGTCGCCACGGTCCGCCGCGGTGGACGGGTCGTGCTGGCCGGTGTCGGGCACGGCAGCGTCGAGTTCGACATGGGGCAACTCGTCTTCTACGAGCGCTCGGTGGTCGGCACCCTCGGCTACAACTTCGACATCCCCCGGGTGATCGACCTGATGAGCACCGGGCGCCTGGACGCCTCCGCTCTGGTCACCGGGCGTTTTCCGCTCGCGGACGGAGCCGGGGTCTTCGCGGACCTGGCCGCCGACCGGGCCGGGCATCTCAAGGTGCTGCTGACTCCGAAGGGACTGTGA
- a CDS encoding nuclear transport factor 2 family protein, giving the protein MSESTQAWVAAGVRSVIGTHTQAQDAGRTDEIVALYTTDGVLELPGTDPLQGHDALRAAFKGWAPEKPQLHLVTNTVVTSSTDDEATATSDVAFLQRGEAGWAVQVVGHYEDELTRVDGTWLLRRRKTTYQV; this is encoded by the coding sequence ATGAGCGAATCCACACAGGCGTGGGTGGCTGCCGGCGTACGTTCCGTGATCGGGACGCACACCCAGGCTCAGGACGCCGGACGCACCGACGAGATCGTCGCGCTGTACACGACCGACGGGGTCCTGGAACTGCCGGGCACGGACCCCCTGCAGGGGCATGACGCCCTCCGCGCGGCCTTCAAGGGCTGGGCGCCGGAGAAGCCGCAGCTGCACCTGGTCACCAACACGGTCGTCACCTCCTCCACCGACGACGAGGCGACGGCCACGAGTGACGTGGCATTCCTCCAGCGCGGCGAGGCGGGCTGGGCGGTCCAGGTCGTCGGGCACTACGAGGACGAGCTGACCCGGGTCGACGGCACCTGGCTGCTCCGGCGCAGGAAGACGACGTACCAGGTCTGA
- a CDS encoding acyl-CoA dehydrogenase family protein has translation MDFDLPEETRDLQEMVREFAAKEITPNAAQWSETETFPTKIFTKLGELGLMGMLVPEEYGGAGSDMVSYVAVMEELGAADQSVASSWNAHSTIATLPLLTYGTEAQKQRWLAPLARGEAIGAFGLTEPGAGSDAAGITTTARRADGGWVINGTKMFITNAGTDISQGVTLLATTGRNEDGRKRFATFYVPTGTPGYSCGAKLKKLGWHAMDTRELVFEDCWIAEDHLIGEEGNGLRQFLAVLDKGRVSVAALGLSLTRAALALAVKHATERHQFGRPLSAFQAVAHKIADIGTELQAARWMVYRAAALADQGRPYGTEAAMAKLYASEVANRAASQAVQIHGGYGYVRESEISRFYADAKILEIGEGTNEIQRDVIARALLKQA, from the coding sequence ATGGATTTCGACCTGCCGGAGGAGACCCGGGACCTCCAGGAGATGGTCCGCGAGTTCGCGGCCAAGGAGATCACTCCGAACGCCGCGCAGTGGTCCGAGACCGAGACGTTCCCGACCAAGATCTTCACCAAGCTCGGCGAACTCGGCCTGATGGGCATGCTCGTGCCCGAGGAGTACGGCGGCGCGGGCTCCGACATGGTCTCCTACGTCGCGGTCATGGAGGAACTCGGCGCCGCCGACCAGTCGGTCGCCTCCTCCTGGAACGCGCACTCGACCATCGCCACGCTGCCGCTCCTGACCTACGGCACCGAGGCACAGAAGCAGCGCTGGCTCGCTCCGCTCGCCAGGGGCGAGGCCATCGGGGCGTTCGGCCTGACCGAGCCCGGCGCCGGGTCCGACGCGGCCGGCATCACCACCACGGCCCGCCGGGCGGACGGCGGTTGGGTGATCAACGGCACCAAGATGTTCATCACCAACGCCGGTACCGACATCAGCCAGGGCGTCACCCTGCTGGCCACGACCGGTAGGAACGAGGACGGGCGGAAACGGTTCGCCACGTTCTACGTCCCGACCGGGACGCCCGGCTACAGCTGCGGCGCCAAGCTGAAGAAGCTCGGCTGGCACGCCATGGACACCCGGGAACTGGTCTTCGAGGACTGCTGGATCGCCGAGGACCATCTGATCGGCGAAGAGGGCAACGGGCTGCGCCAGTTCCTCGCCGTCCTCGACAAGGGCCGTGTCAGCGTCGCCGCGCTGGGTCTTTCACTGACCCGGGCGGCGCTCGCGCTGGCCGTCAAACACGCCACGGAGCGCCACCAGTTCGGCCGCCCGCTGTCCGCCTTCCAGGCGGTCGCCCACAAGATCGCCGACATCGGTACGGAGCTCCAGGCCGCCCGCTGGATGGTCTACCGGGCCGCCGCGCTCGCCGACCAGGGGCGTCCGTACGGCACGGAGGCCGCCATGGCCAAGCTCTACGCCTCCGAGGTGGCCAACCGTGCCGCGTCCCAGGCGGTGCAGATCCACGGCGGCTACGGCTATGTGCGGGAGTCGGAGATCTCACGGTTCTACGCCGACGCCAAGATCCTGGAGATCGGCGAGGGCACCAACGAGATCCAACGCGACGTCATCGCCCGGGCGTTGCTGAAGCAGGCGTGA
- a CDS encoding SDR family NAD(P)-dependent oxidoreductase translates to MADVNTDLRLDGRTAWVTGAGKGLGRAVAVALAQAGANVAVTARTAADLDSLEVELAEYGGKTLVLPGSVDDSAAVRGMVEGAVGWAGRLDAVINCAGVSPHFSRSEWVTDEDWQRVIAVNLQGTFYCCREAGRVMLEQGSGSIVNISSVHASTGFERIAAYAASKGGVEALTRSLAVEWADRGVRVNALAPGYFRTDLSAGLLDSRWGERIVRGTPLGRVGAPEELGGAAVFLASDASRFVTGTTVTVDGGWTAW, encoded by the coding sequence ATGGCCGACGTCAACACCGACCTGCGCCTCGACGGCCGTACCGCCTGGGTGACCGGTGCCGGGAAGGGGCTCGGCCGGGCCGTCGCGGTCGCCCTGGCCCAGGCCGGGGCGAACGTGGCGGTGACGGCCCGTACGGCGGCGGACCTGGACAGTCTCGAAGTGGAACTCGCCGAGTACGGCGGCAAGACGCTGGTGCTGCCCGGCTCCGTGGACGACTCCGCCGCCGTACGGGGCATGGTGGAGGGTGCCGTCGGGTGGGCGGGCCGGCTGGACGCGGTGATCAACTGCGCCGGGGTCAGTCCGCACTTCAGCCGGAGCGAGTGGGTCACCGACGAGGACTGGCAGCGCGTGATCGCCGTCAACCTCCAGGGCACCTTCTACTGCTGCCGCGAGGCCGGGCGGGTCATGCTGGAGCAGGGCTCCGGGTCGATCGTCAACATCTCCTCGGTGCACGCGAGCACGGGCTTCGAGCGGATCGCCGCGTATGCCGCCAGCAAGGGTGGGGTCGAGGCCCTCACCAGGTCGCTGGCCGTGGAGTGGGCGGACCGGGGGGTGCGGGTGAACGCGCTCGCGCCCGGATATTTCCGTACGGACCTCAGCGCCGGCCTGCTGGACAGTCGCTGGGGTGAGCGGATTGTGCGGGGCACGCCTCTGGGGAGGGTGGGGGCGCCCGAGGAGCTTGGCGGGGCGGCGGTGTTCCTGGCTTCGGACGCGTCGCGGTTCGTGACGGGGACGACTGTCACGGTGGATGGGGGCTGGACGGCCTGGTGA